From Sporolactobacillus pectinivorans:
TTTCAATACGCACAAACAGATCCTCAAAGTGGAGGATATAGAAGCGGCTGCAATTCTGTTTTGTAATCTTATTTCTGTAACCACAGAGCAGATTGCATTTCGGGAAAATGATATCTCGGAAGATCGCATTTTGCAGGCCGGAGTTGATGCTCTGATGGCGTACCTGTTTATCTAATGGGCAGCAGATTTGTTATGTATATAACTGAAAAATTGTGCTTATTATAAAAATCAGACATAATTTCCAAAAGCGGGATCTAAACCCGTCGGCTTTTAGCCAATAAATCCTTTCGGGACTCGGTGGTATTTCAGCGGCTTCTGAAGCGCGTTCTGCACTCAAGTACAGAGTATGGCTTAGGAGTCCAATTTTTAAACACAGACTGTTTTCAGAGAATTGTGCTTATTTCATCAAACCGATTGATGCTTGGATAGTTTTACGGACACATTTTTCAAAAGCATGACCACGGAGTTAGCCCAACCGGGTGAAAAAACAGATCGTGACATTCGGTGACACGTTCTGTGGCAGTCAGTTAATAAAAAAGCCTGAAATCCTTGATATACCAAAAATTTCGGGCTTTTATGTGATGATTACCCTATCTGTCTTCTGATCAACGGGCTTAGCGGGTAGTATGCTGAGTTATCGAGACTTGGATGAGTTAAAGACGCTCAAGCCGGGTTAAAAAAGGTTTGGATGGTGACATCCGCAAAATATAGATATAAATATAACCCAATCTATAACACCATTCATAAAAACACCTTTTTTTATATTCTGAAATTACGGTATAGTAAATATGTTTTACTTTATTGGTGGTTTCCAAAGCGGTATATCCATAAAAGTGGTTTCCTTCACATTAGGTAAAACATCATAAATGGAACATTTCATCTGTTTTGCAAAATACTCTTTTATTCCAAAAGTAGCATTCCATCGTGAAACGGATGTAGACGATACACCGTATCTTCTTGATACATCAATAAATCTTTTTTCTAACATACAGAAACCGTTGGCTAGCGCTAAACTATCGCACAACTGTAAGAGTCTATCATAATCATCATAAGCACAACTTACAATATAGTCTTTGATAAAAATCTCTTCATCCTGAACTTCTTCAGCAAAATCTTTTCCCTTTATTGGATAAGAATGAGTCATACAAATCTTTGCAACTTCGTCCCATCCTTTTTCCATAGAATAAACATAACCTTCATATACATGTTTAGGGACACTAACAATGCCGACCCTGCGACCTATATCATGTAAAATCCCTAAAATATAAGCCTTATCAGCATCCATATTTGTACATTTTTCTGCAATATATTTTGCCGCCAGGCCTGCATTCAGTGAATGATTTGTCCATGGACCTGGATTTAAATGTCCTGCTATTTCTAATTCCCTTTCTGCTGTTTTTTTATCTGGTAACATAGATTTTCCCCCAGTTAATTGTGATAATTACAACATACTACTATCTTCGAAAAAGAGGGGATTTTATGTTAAAAAAATCTATCTATAAAGTGGGACCCATTGTCAAGACACAAATTTTAAAATATTAAGGTGGGGGTTGGAGGGGGAATTCCCCCTTCTGATCTGATTTCTTAATGTTCTTATAAAACCAGAAAAATGAAAATTCATTGACAAAAGATAATTAATGGTAGACGCTTATCTTAACATAGTTTACTTAGTTACTAATACTGAGCATAACAAGCCTATTATCGAATGGAGCGTGTGACTATTGAAAAAATTGTTGGTAGTACTTACTGTGACGGGTTTGTTGTTAACATTTTCGGGATTTGGTCAGGTGGCTTTTGCGGACACTGGTTCCTCTCTCTCGTTGCAACCTCAACGAGTGGGAACAGTTGCTGCATGGATATTTGATCAAGTGACGAAAAAAGAAAACGGAACCTTTATTGATGTTGTTAATGGCGATCGTTATTGGAACACTACAAAAGATAATATATCTTTAACTTCGTCGTTCACTGGTAGCCATACAAACGGTTCATCGGTCTCGGCTTCATTAGGAGGTGGATGGGGCCCCATTAATGCAACAGTTGGATACAATGCCAATAGTTCATATACTTGGAGCTATACAGAAGCCGTACACATTACCATCCGTCCAGGCTATATGGGCTGGAATGAATACGGAGTGGGTCGAGACGAGTGGTATGGGCATTATTATTATCGTGACCAATATGGAAATGAGTCAAGTAGTCATTGGATTTATGTCTATAGTCCTCGATACAAATTAATTAAAGCAACCACTCAATATCGGGGGTATTAATAGATGAGGCAGAAACCGAACCCCTTTCCCGGTTTTAAGATTTGTTTTTTTATATGTTTATTAGCCATTATTAGTATTGTTATTACAGGTTGCAGTACCACTGCTAAAAAAGAACCTTTGACGACTAAGAAAACGAAAACTGTGTTTGTTTCAGAAGTGGTCTTTCGTCAGGCAAGTAAAGGCAACTCACAAACGCCTTCTCAGACTGCCCTGCACGGGATGGTGTGGTATCTATCTAATGGAAGGACAGTAACTCCGGATTTAAAGGATCTCGTTTTTAATTCAACGGTCGGTAAAGATGGGTTTGTTGTTTTGCTAGTACCAGGAACGACTTATAAATGGTTTAACTACGTTTTCCTTAGTTATAAAAATCATGCTTGGGTGGTAAGTGGGTATGTAGACGCTCCAATTCAAGGATCTCTCTCTAAAAATAAACGAGGTTTGGCTTTGCCATTTCCTAGTTATTTGGGATTAAATCTGGATATTAATTCAAACCAAAAGGTCTGGGTGTTTGAGAATGTTGATCACTTTGTCATTATTGAACGTCAAAAGCAATATCCTGTTTCTTTACCAGGGTTTAAACTGATAAAGATCAACGGCAAACAACTATCAATTAAGAGCTCTGGAAATACGAGCACAGCCGTTTATGGCGATGAGGAATCCATGGTCACGGTGGCCGGAAACGTGAAGAAAAATGCTGTTATTAGTTTAGTAAAAAGTCTTTCACCAACGACTGATCCGACCTTTCCCTATAAATGATAGTTAGGAAAATGGTTGGACTAACGTGCTTTATGTGATTATAGAGGACAAGTTCCCGACTTAACCTCACGTGCTTTGTCAAAACCTCCATTCGTCATTATGCGTCGCTCACCGGTTTCCGGATCAAAGCAATAGAGGGTTCCACCGTTATCGTACGCGACATTTTTGAAGTCTCCGAGCAGACGGGTCTGATT
This genomic window contains:
- a CDS encoding HD domain-containing protein codes for the protein MLPDKKTAERELEIAGHLNPGPWTNHSLNAGLAAKYIAEKCTNMDADKAYILGILHDIGRRVGIVSVPKHVYEGYVYSMEKGWDEVAKICMTHSYPIKGKDFAEEVQDEEIFIKDYIVSCAYDDYDRLLQLCDSLALANGFCMLEKRFIDVSRRYGVSSTSVSRWNATFGIKEYFAKQMKCSIYDVLPNVKETTFMDIPLWKPPIK